One genomic segment of Ipomoea triloba cultivar NCNSP0323 chromosome 9, ASM357664v1 includes these proteins:
- the LOC116029709 gene encoding transcription factor EMB1444-like isoform X2 — MPSLRQFLQTLCCDSLWNYAVFWKLQHENLMLLSWEDGFFDFPISGEPVGSIANNYCQKGLNDILLSTFLSKSDNDDIGESPIGLAMTEMSNTYHILGKGAVGEVASTGSPLWIFSDILAPGGISSSSVSKCPEEWMLQFLAGIKTILLIPCIPHGVLQLGSLEMVAENAQLVAYLMDRFDALKKSAETSPFISNIESPAQLSAFMPNAKDNLLGINNDNNDFRAGDAYNLSTAGKMASLYMIQDISTGVPGILECDSESKSGMHPMDLISVAEQLNNQFSEDYRWIMTESNVCKSSCLEQEVYATSYSEFYDGECELQNVLAHAFVDQSNHYIQTCNGSGQTTAAGSISNEDLIFNDEPSSWESNGCCFKEDDVDNLLESIVTTACMDSDIKSINASYSTESFHTSLGIPFSASQRRNHMVQGALVGGKTEPWSSPISASVASDMKSLTNSSLECSMGTVVEEQQQKKRSRSMHHAAESECSYAKMKRAKVSDRQPRRPRDRQLIQDRLKELRELVPNSAKCSIDGLLDRTIKHMLFMKNVTDQADKLRQQVKKEVLTGKSLTSSKAKANYQPGTSWALELGSDEQTCPIIVKDLNYPGYMLIEMLCNDHSGFLDIADVIHRLELTILKGVMENRTGGTWARFIVEASGNFHRLDIFWPLMQLLQRSSTLMST; from the exons ATGCCTTCTTTGAGGCAGTTCCTGCAGACTCTTTGCTGCGATTCTCTGTGGAATTATGCAGTATTTTGGAAGCTTCAGCACGAGAACCTAAT GCTTTTGTCATGGGAAGATGGGTTCTTTGATTTTCCAATTTCCGGAGAACCCGTTGGAAGCATAGCAAACAACTATTGCCAGAAAGGTTTAAATGACATCCTACTTTCAACTTTTCTATCAAAATCAGATAATGATGATATTGGCGAATCTCCAATTGGGCTTGCAATGACTGAGATGTCAAATACTTATCACATATTGGGAAAAGG GGCGGTTGGTGAAGTGGCATCTACAGGTAGCCCTCTCTGGATCTTCTCAGACATTTTAGCACCAGGTGGAATCAGCTCTAGTTCAGTTAGTAAG TGTCCAGAAGAATGGATGCTTCAGTTTCTGGCTGGAATCAAG ACTATATTACTCATACCTTGTATTCCACACGGTGTTCTGCAACTCGGTTCATTGGAAATG GTTGCTGAAAATGCACAGCTGGTTGCTTATCTCATGGATAGATTTGATGCCCTTAAAAAATCAGCAGAGACTTCACCTTTCATATCAAACATCGAATCTCCAGCTCAGTTGTCAGCATTTATGCCTAATGCCAAGGACAATTTATTGGGCATAAACAATGATAACAATGATTTTAGAGCTGGGGATGCATACAATCTGTCAACTGCAGGCAAGATGGCATCATTATACATGATTCAAGATATATCCACTGGTGTGCCGGGTATTCTAGAGTGTGACAGTGAAAGCAAAAGTGGAATGCATCCAATGGACCTGATCAGTGTAGCGGAGCAACTCAATAATCAATTCTCTGAAGACTACAGATGGATAATGACAGAGAGTAATGTGTGTAAATCTTCATGTCTTGAACAAGAAGTATATGCCACTTCTTACTCTGAGTTCTATGATGGAG AATGTGAGTTGCAAAATGTCCTAGCACATGCTTTTGTGGATCAATCCAATCATTATATTCAGACTTGTAATGGTTCTGGTCAGACCACGGCTGCTGGCTCAATTTCCAATGAGGATTTAATCTTTAACGATGAGCCATCATCATGGGAATCAAATGGATGTTGTTTCAAGGAGGATGATGTGGATAATTTGTTGGAATCTATTGTTACTACTGCATGTATGGATTCTGATATCAAGTCAATCAATGCATCTTATTCTACAGAGTCATTCCATACCTCATTAGGAATACCCTTTTCTGCCTCCCAAAGGAGAAATCACATGGTGCAGGGTGCTTTGGTGGGAGGGAAAACAGAACCATGGAGCAGTCCTATATCTGCGTCTGTTGCCTCAGATATGAAGTCTTTAACTAACTCTTCATTAGAATGCAGTATGGGTACAGTGGTAGAGGAGCAGCAGCAGAAAAAACGTTCTAGATCCATGCATCATGCTGCAGAATCAGAGTGTTCTTATGCCAAGATGAAAAGGGCAAAGGTCTCTGATAGGCAGCCTAGACGGCCACGAGATAGGCAATTGATTCAGGATCGTTTAAAGGAGCTCCGAGAACTTGTCCCTAATAGTGCAAAA TGCAGCATAGATGGTTTGCTAGATAGGACAATAAAACACATGCTCTTCATGAAAAATGTTACTGATCAGGCTGATAAGCTGAGGCAACAGGTTAAAAAAGAG GTTTTAACCGGAAAGAGTCTGACGTCAAGTAAAGCGAAAGCTAATTATCAACCAGGGACAAGCTGGGCACTGGAATTGGGAAGTGATGAGCAGACATGCCCTATAATCGTGAAAGATCTCAACTATCCTGGATATATGCTTATAGAG ATGCTGTGCAATGACCACAGTGGATTTCTTGACATTGCTGATGTTATTCACCGTCTGGAACTGACGATTTTGAAGGGTGTGATGGAAAATCGCACTGGTGGCACATGGGCCCGCTTTATTGTTGAG GCTTCAGGGAACTTTCACAGACTGGATATCTTCTGGCCATTGATGCAGCTCCTACAGCGAAGCTCGACTCTGATGTCAACCTAA
- the LOC116029709 gene encoding transcription factor EMB1444-like isoform X1: MPSLRQFLQTLCCDSLWNYAVFWKLQHENLMLLSWEDGFFDFPISGEPVGSIANNYCQKGLNDILLSTFLSKSDNDDIGESPIGLAMTEMSNTYHILGKGAVGEVASTGSPLWIFSDILAPGGISSSSVSKCPEEWMLQFLAGIKTILLIPCIPHGVLQLGSLEMVAENAQLVAYLMDRFDALKKSAETSPFISNIESPAQLSAFMPNAKDNLLGINNDNNDFRAGDAYNLSTAGKMASLYMIQDISTGVPGILECDSESKSGMHPMDLISVAEQLNNQFSEDYRWIMTESNVCKSSCLEQEVYATSYSEFYDGAECELQNVLAHAFVDQSNHYIQTCNGSGQTTAAGSISNEDLIFNDEPSSWESNGCCFKEDDVDNLLESIVTTACMDSDIKSINASYSTESFHTSLGIPFSASQRRNHMVQGALVGGKTEPWSSPISASVASDMKSLTNSSLECSMGTVVEEQQQKKRSRSMHHAAESECSYAKMKRAKVSDRQPRRPRDRQLIQDRLKELRELVPNSAKCSIDGLLDRTIKHMLFMKNVTDQADKLRQQVKKEVLTGKSLTSSKAKANYQPGTSWALELGSDEQTCPIIVKDLNYPGYMLIEMLCNDHSGFLDIADVIHRLELTILKGVMENRTGGTWARFIVEASGNFHRLDIFWPLMQLLQRSSTLMST; the protein is encoded by the exons ATGCCTTCTTTGAGGCAGTTCCTGCAGACTCTTTGCTGCGATTCTCTGTGGAATTATGCAGTATTTTGGAAGCTTCAGCACGAGAACCTAAT GCTTTTGTCATGGGAAGATGGGTTCTTTGATTTTCCAATTTCCGGAGAACCCGTTGGAAGCATAGCAAACAACTATTGCCAGAAAGGTTTAAATGACATCCTACTTTCAACTTTTCTATCAAAATCAGATAATGATGATATTGGCGAATCTCCAATTGGGCTTGCAATGACTGAGATGTCAAATACTTATCACATATTGGGAAAAGG GGCGGTTGGTGAAGTGGCATCTACAGGTAGCCCTCTCTGGATCTTCTCAGACATTTTAGCACCAGGTGGAATCAGCTCTAGTTCAGTTAGTAAG TGTCCAGAAGAATGGATGCTTCAGTTTCTGGCTGGAATCAAG ACTATATTACTCATACCTTGTATTCCACACGGTGTTCTGCAACTCGGTTCATTGGAAATG GTTGCTGAAAATGCACAGCTGGTTGCTTATCTCATGGATAGATTTGATGCCCTTAAAAAATCAGCAGAGACTTCACCTTTCATATCAAACATCGAATCTCCAGCTCAGTTGTCAGCATTTATGCCTAATGCCAAGGACAATTTATTGGGCATAAACAATGATAACAATGATTTTAGAGCTGGGGATGCATACAATCTGTCAACTGCAGGCAAGATGGCATCATTATACATGATTCAAGATATATCCACTGGTGTGCCGGGTATTCTAGAGTGTGACAGTGAAAGCAAAAGTGGAATGCATCCAATGGACCTGATCAGTGTAGCGGAGCAACTCAATAATCAATTCTCTGAAGACTACAGATGGATAATGACAGAGAGTAATGTGTGTAAATCTTCATGTCTTGAACAAGAAGTATATGCCACTTCTTACTCTGAGTTCTATGATGGAG CAGAATGTGAGTTGCAAAATGTCCTAGCACATGCTTTTGTGGATCAATCCAATCATTATATTCAGACTTGTAATGGTTCTGGTCAGACCACGGCTGCTGGCTCAATTTCCAATGAGGATTTAATCTTTAACGATGAGCCATCATCATGGGAATCAAATGGATGTTGTTTCAAGGAGGATGATGTGGATAATTTGTTGGAATCTATTGTTACTACTGCATGTATGGATTCTGATATCAAGTCAATCAATGCATCTTATTCTACAGAGTCATTCCATACCTCATTAGGAATACCCTTTTCTGCCTCCCAAAGGAGAAATCACATGGTGCAGGGTGCTTTGGTGGGAGGGAAAACAGAACCATGGAGCAGTCCTATATCTGCGTCTGTTGCCTCAGATATGAAGTCTTTAACTAACTCTTCATTAGAATGCAGTATGGGTACAGTGGTAGAGGAGCAGCAGCAGAAAAAACGTTCTAGATCCATGCATCATGCTGCAGAATCAGAGTGTTCTTATGCCAAGATGAAAAGGGCAAAGGTCTCTGATAGGCAGCCTAGACGGCCACGAGATAGGCAATTGATTCAGGATCGTTTAAAGGAGCTCCGAGAACTTGTCCCTAATAGTGCAAAA TGCAGCATAGATGGTTTGCTAGATAGGACAATAAAACACATGCTCTTCATGAAAAATGTTACTGATCAGGCTGATAAGCTGAGGCAACAGGTTAAAAAAGAG GTTTTAACCGGAAAGAGTCTGACGTCAAGTAAAGCGAAAGCTAATTATCAACCAGGGACAAGCTGGGCACTGGAATTGGGAAGTGATGAGCAGACATGCCCTATAATCGTGAAAGATCTCAACTATCCTGGATATATGCTTATAGAG ATGCTGTGCAATGACCACAGTGGATTTCTTGACATTGCTGATGTTATTCACCGTCTGGAACTGACGATTTTGAAGGGTGTGATGGAAAATCGCACTGGTGGCACATGGGCCCGCTTTATTGTTGAG GCTTCAGGGAACTTTCACAGACTGGATATCTTCTGGCCATTGATGCAGCTCCTACAGCGAAGCTCGACTCTGATGTCAACCTAA
- the LOC116030680 gene encoding uncharacterized protein At2g39795, mitochondrial-like, which translates to MAPLYSVLRSASRRASLFAGRAIDSSAASYGETVAPNPIRNRLFLNSWRRCCSPPVQHFSTATKKKKQSSYDHHLIRVINSEIKYARESEFHDCAVDIPDGLPFKVEDNVGERFIELKRGYQNEVIKIKVDLQNARCEAVYDDDKDREPQPSIPVVITVLKHNGSCLQFDAIVLPDRICIWGLKLKESESSETQLAYTGPEFSDLDESLQKCFQQYLEARGLTSSTAIFLLEYAISKETKEYLRWLETLKRIIET; encoded by the exons ATGGCGCCCTTGTATTCCGTGCTTCGCAGTGCATCTAGACGCGCTAGTCTTTTTGCAGGCCGCGCTATTGATTCTTCTGCAGCTTCCTATGGCGAAACCGTCGCGCCAAACCCTATTCGCAATCGCCTGTTTCTGAATAGCTGGCGGCGCTGCTGCTCTCCTCCTGTGCAACATTTTTCTACCGCCaccaagaagaagaaacaaagtTCGTATGATCATCATCTAATTCGAGTCATCAACTCCGAAATTAAGTACGCCCGTGAATCTGAATTCCATGATTGT GCCGTAGACATCCCTGATGGGTTACCTTTCAAGGTAGAAGATAATGTTGGCGAAAGATTCATTGAGCTTAAAAGGGGCTACCAAAATGAGGTGATCAAAATCAAAGTTGACCTGCAGAATGCTAGATGTGAAGCTGTATATGATGATGACAAAGACAGAGAGCCTCAACCTAGTATTCCTGTGGTCATAACTGTGTTAAAACACAACGGCTCCTGTCTGCAGTTCGACGCCATTGTTTTACCAGACAGGATTTGTATCTGGGGGTTGAAATTGAAAGAGTCTGAAAGTTCAGAAACCCAACTAGCATATACAGGGCCTGAATTCTC GGATTTGGATGAGAGCTTGCAGAAGTGTTTCCAGCAATATCTTGAAGCCAGAGGGCTCACATCCAGTACTGCCATCTTTTTGCTCGAGTATGCCATCAGCAAAGAAACTAAGGAGTACCTTAGGTGGCTTGAAACTCTCAAAAGGATTATAGAAACCTAA
- the LOC116028535 gene encoding laccase-17-like, with protein MAATYLPQMFSMAIIILPLLALCLLPQHAQAETRHYEFNVTMQNVTRLCHTKSIVTVNGKFPGPPILAREGDRLLIKVNNHVANNISIHWHGIRQLRSGWADGPAYITQCPIQTGQSYVYNFTIVGQRGTLFWHAHISWLRATLHGPIIILPKKNVSYPFVKPYKEVPIIFGEWFNADTEAIISQALQTGGGPNVSDAYTINGLPGPLYNCSAKDTFKLKVKPGKTYLLRMINAALNDELFFSIANHSLTVVDADAVYVKPFETDTILISPGQTTNVLLKTKPEFPGATFLMTARPYVTGQGTFDNSTVAAILEYESPLLHSTVSMKKLPMFKPILPALNDTSFASNFSKKLRSLDSPSYPAKVPQTVDKHLFFTVGLGTNPCDKNQTCQGPNGTKFAASINNISFVQPTTALLQAHFSGQSNHVYSPYFPVSPLNWFNYTGNPPNNTMVSYGTKVMVLNYNTSVELVLQDTSILGAESHPLHLHGFNFFVVGQGFGNFDQTKDPKNFNLVDPVERNTIGVPAGGWVAIRFLADNPGVWFMHCHLEVHTSWGLKMAWLVLDGKLPNQKLLPPPSDLPKC; from the exons ATGGCTGCAACATATCTTCCACAAATGTTTTCAATGGCAATAATCATACTTCCACTTCTAGCTTTGTGTCTCCTTCCTCAACATGCACAAGCCGAAACTAGGCACTATGAGTTCAAT GTCACCATGCAAAATGTGACTCGACTGTGCCACACAAAGAGCATTGTTACAGTCAATGGCAAATTTCCTGGACCTCCAATTCTAGCCAGGGAGGGCGACCGCctattaataaaagtcaataatcACGTTGctaataatatttcaattcaCTG gCATGGGATTAGACAACTTCGTAGTGGATGGGCAGATGGACCAGCATACATAACGCAATGTCCCATTCAAACTGGTCAAAGCTATGTGTATAACTTCACCATTGTTGGCCAAAGAGGGACTTTATTTTGGCATGCACATATCTCTTGGCTTAGAGCAACACTCCATGGTCCTATTATTatcctcccaaaaaaaaatgtttcttaCCCATTCGTCAAACCCTACAAGGAAGTACCCATCATTTTTG GTGAATGGTTCAATGCTGATACTGAGGCCATAATTAGCCAAGCTTTACAAACGGGTGGAGGTCCAAATGTCTCTGATGCCTATACCATCAATGGGCTTCCTGGACCTTTGTACAATTGCTCTgcaaaag aTACATTCAAGCTGAAGGTGAAGCCTGGGAAAACATATCTTCTTCGCATGATCAACGCCGCACTCAATGATGAGCTTTTCTTCAGCATTGCAAACCACAGTCTCACAGTAGTCGACGCCGACGCAGTTTACGTCAAACCTTTCGAGACCGACACAATTCTTATATCGCCAGGCCAGACCACAAATGTTTTACTAAAGACCAAACCTGAATTCCCAGGTGCCACATTTCTCATGACAGCCAGGCCGTATGTGACAGGCCAAGGAACATTCGATAACTCCACCGTTGCCGCCATTCTCGAATACGAATCTCCGCTTCTTCATTCCACTGTCTCAATGAAGAAACTCCCGATGTTTAAACCAATTTTGCCAGCCCTAAATGACACTTCTTTTGCCTCCAACTTTTCCAAGAAATTGCGCAGTCTTGATAGTCCTTCGTACCCTGCTAAGGTGCCACAAACTGTGGATAAACATTTGTTTTTCACAGTGGGGCTTGGGACGAACCCTTGCGACAAAAACCAAACCTGCCAGGGCCCTAATGGAACCAAATTTGCTGCTTCAATTAACAACATATCTTTTGTTCAACCTACCACCGCGCTTCTTCAGGCGCATTTCTCCGGCCAATCTAACCATGTTTATAGCCCATACTTTCCAGTTAGTCCCTTGAACTGGTTTAATTACACTGGAAATCCTCCCAACAACACTATGGTTAGCTATGGAACAAAAGTTATGGTTTTGAATTATAACACCAGTGTTGAGTTGGTGTTGCAAGATACCAGCATTCTTGGCGCGGAGAGCCACCCTCTTCATCTTCATGGCTTCAACTTTTTCGTGGTCGGACAAGGTTTCGGAAACTTTGACCAGACAAAGGACCCAAAGAATTTTAACCTTGTTGATCCCGTTGAAAGAAACACCATTGGTGTCCCCGCTGGTGGTTGGGTAGCTATTCGATTCTTGGCTGATAATCCAG GTGTGTGGTTCATGCATTGCCACTTGGAAGTGCATACAAGCTGGGGTTTGAAGATGGCATGGCTTGTGTTGGATGGAAAACTTCCCAACCAGAAGCTCCTTCCTCCTCCATCTGATCTACCAAAATGCTGA